A region from the Aquimarina sp. ERC-38 genome encodes:
- a CDS encoding DUF72 domain-containing protein → MEWGKLDDPRDVDFTLPSDPIDYSNKWGGSEADDFLIYVGYANLSKVELKGFYPKGTKELLPYYSSQLNAIEFNATFYKDFPKEQLEKWRCQTMGDFKFFPKVPRTISHDKKLHPDASPLVRSYVHSIQHFGSKLGIPFLQMSKTFTPHNGFYLKQFIENWPTDVPLAIELRHKDWYRNPGVSNRLYDLLEAHKVTHIITDTPGKRELLHMRLTSKTAFIRFVASELSADYQRMDDWIERIFTWKKLGLAQVCFFIHQDVQKTKPFLAHYLIPKINEVFKTSLKLPTHDYHQPNLFT, encoded by the coding sequence ATGGAATGGGGAAAACTGGACGATCCAAGAGATGTTGATTTTACATTGCCTTCTGACCCCATTGATTATAGTAATAAGTGGGGTGGAAGTGAAGCGGATGATTTTTTAATATACGTGGGGTATGCTAATTTGAGTAAGGTTGAATTAAAAGGTTTTTATCCTAAAGGAACCAAAGAGTTACTCCCTTATTATTCAAGTCAGTTAAATGCCATAGAATTTAACGCTACCTTCTACAAGGATTTTCCTAAGGAACAGTTGGAAAAATGGAGGTGTCAAACCATGGGTGATTTCAAATTTTTCCCGAAAGTCCCTCGAACTATCTCACATGATAAAAAATTACATCCGGATGCTTCACCATTGGTTCGTTCTTATGTTCATTCCATACAACACTTCGGATCAAAATTAGGGATTCCTTTTTTACAAATGTCGAAAACCTTTACACCTCATAATGGATTCTACTTAAAACAATTTATTGAAAACTGGCCTACCGATGTTCCGTTAGCTATAGAATTAAGACATAAGGATTGGTACAGAAATCCCGGGGTTAGTAACCGCCTTTACGATTTGTTAGAAGCGCATAAGGTTACGCATATTATAACTGATACTCCAGGAAAAAGGGAGTTATTGCATATGCGACTTACCAGTAAAACTGCCTTTATAAGATTTGTAGCTTCTGAATTGTCTGCGGATTATCAAAGAATGGATGATTGGATAGAAAGAATATTTACATGGAAAAAATTGGGTTTAGCACAAGTCTGTTTTTTTATCCATCAGGATGTTCAAAAAACAAAGCCTTTTTTGGCACATTATCTAATTCCTAAAATAAATGAAGTCTTTAAAACCTCATTAAAGCTTCCTACGCATGACTATCATCAACCTAATTTGTTTACATAG
- a CDS encoding tetratricopeptide repeat protein → MNWITALVICTSALGFSQKQELKSAAKALKSGDTAAASQALATVEGQIENADDKLKAQYYFLQGQSTAADTSLPAQEKAAMAYVKVMEVEKKSGNKKFSADASKKLQLLRENLVKEAIKDQKKEAYSDAAEKLYLGYKTNKRDTSYLYFAASNAINAKDYDKALEYYNELVALDFNGVETEYLATKKEDGKPESFPSKELRDFSVKTGSHIKPEDKVSESKKSEITKNIALIYISQGKDEEALKAMEAAKKANPTDPSLLQAEADMYYKLGNIEKYKELMEQIVANDPNNPDLFYNLGVSASKLGDNEKAKEYYLKTLELKPNYSSAQLNLASLILNGEKELVEQMNALGTTSADYKKYDALKAKRMDIYREAVPYLEGSLESNPDNIEVVRTLMNIFYQLDDSKADSMKNKLKALEGGN, encoded by the coding sequence ATGAATTGGATAACGGCACTTGTGATATGTACCAGTGCCTTAGGATTTTCACAGAAACAAGAATTAAAATCTGCTGCAAAAGCCTTAAAAAGCGGAGATACGGCTGCTGCTAGTCAAGCGCTGGCCACAGTAGAAGGTCAAATTGAGAATGCTGATGATAAATTAAAAGCTCAATATTATTTTTTACAAGGGCAGTCAACTGCTGCGGATACTTCATTACCGGCACAGGAGAAGGCGGCTATGGCTTATGTAAAAGTGATGGAAGTAGAAAAAAAATCCGGTAATAAAAAGTTTTCCGCAGATGCCTCAAAAAAATTGCAACTACTAAGAGAAAACCTGGTAAAAGAAGCTATCAAGGATCAGAAGAAAGAAGCATATTCGGATGCTGCTGAAAAGTTATATTTGGGGTATAAAACAAATAAGAGAGATACTTCTTATTTATATTTTGCAGCTTCAAATGCTATCAATGCTAAGGATTATGATAAAGCATTAGAGTATTATAATGAATTAGTAGCTTTGGATTTTAACGGTGTAGAAACGGAATATCTGGCTACAAAGAAAGAAGACGGTAAGCCAGAATCTTTTCCTTCAAAAGAATTACGGGATTTTTCGGTGAAAACCGGAAGTCATATCAAGCCAGAAGATAAAGTTTCAGAATCTAAAAAATCCGAAATTACTAAGAACATTGCATTGATTTATATTAGCCAGGGAAAAGATGAAGAGGCTTTAAAAGCAATGGAAGCAGCTAAGAAAGCAAATCCTACGGATCCCTCTTTACTACAAGCTGAAGCGGATATGTATTACAAATTAGGTAATATAGAAAAGTATAAAGAATTGATGGAGCAAATTGTTGCTAATGACCCTAATAATCCTGACCTTTTCTATAACCTGGGGGTGAGTGCTTCTAAGTTAGGTGACAATGAGAAAGCTAAAGAGTATTATTTAAAGACTTTAGAATTAAAACCTAATTATAGTTCTGCGCAATTGAATTTGGCTTCCCTGATTTTAAATGGTGAGAAAGAATTAGTAGAGCAGATGAATGCTTTAGGAACTACAAGTGCAGATTATAAAAAGTACGATGCTTTAAAGGCGAAACGTATGGATATTTATAGAGAGGCAGTACCTTACCTGGAAGGATCTTTAGAAAGTAATCCGGATAATATTGAAGTAGTACGAACCTTAATGAATATTTTCTATCAATTAGATGATTCAAAAGCAGATAGTATGAAAAATAAATTAAAAGCTTTAGAAGGAGGTAACTAA
- a CDS encoding glyoxalase has protein sequence MDNREQHIKTLRPEISKARVLPGMSEEEKFQNITLRPIIKLQNDLLIAVFQNYIVKRKNVFYNLTLEKKLTYMEYAVQKDMKFRNSIKGMIIGLFTVKEYQEYIKNSSALNKRMMNIVKERLWDNVQVFDKPRIAI, from the coding sequence ATGGATAATAGAGAGCAACACATCAAAACCCTTCGTCCGGAAATCAGTAAAGCCCGGGTTTTACCGGGAATGAGTGAAGAAGAAAAATTTCAGAATATAACCCTCAGACCAATTATTAAATTACAAAACGATCTGCTAATTGCAGTATTTCAAAACTATATTGTAAAAAGGAAAAATGTATTTTACAATCTTACCTTAGAAAAGAAATTAACCTATATGGAGTATGCTGTGCAAAAAGATATGAAGTTTAGAAACAGTATAAAAGGTATGATTATAGGATTATTTACCGTTAAGGAGTACCAGGAATATATCAAAAATTCATCGGCACTTAACAAGCGAATGATGAATATTGTAAAAGAAAGGCTATGGGACAATGTTCAGGTTTTTGATAAACCCCGTATTGCCATTTAG